The genomic stretch GCACCAGGACCTCATCAGCAGTTTTGCTTTTTGGAATGAGATTATAGGTCTAGCCTTATCAGAAATATATTTcgtttaaaaattaaatgagcTTAAGAAACACTGCAATGCATAGATGCACACTGACAAGGCCATCAGTTTATTGCAGTCCTTCATACTATGGGCAAATTGAGTAGGCAAACAGCAGGACAGAGGGACACAAACTAGTTTATAGActcaggacaaaaaaaacatgctttccattttccattttatgtttttgttgcaAAACATGGCAGTGCTGTCAATGTACAAAACGTTACGTTTAAACCTCAGCTGACTCCGACACATGATCAAATCTAATTCTATTGACTCTTTAAGGCAAGGCTTCTATCTGGATCAACTCTTCCAACTTCTTCCTCAGTGGTACTTTAACTGCTTGTGCATTTTTAGCACATAATtttctggtttatttatttacacacagatcTCCTGGAAAAtttaggaattaaaaaaaaaataataatcctgCTGATGACcaattgtgtgtatgtactgtatatgatattgtttttaaatagtgcTATTGTGATGAAAGATTATTCAAAATATGTTATCTGTTATCTGTCAaacaatatgtaaataataatattgtacaGTGCATGGCACCtttgtagtgtttttatttcctgtttttagtaaaaaaaaaaaaaatcacagcaaaCATTCAGATAAACCTAGCATTCAATTAGTAGGTATGTGAGGAAAGCATAATTATTCtagaaataaaatgacaaatgcaGTCTCTTCCTGCAGGAAGCAACCAATCTaatcacttctttttttctctctcttcttgtaGCCACCTCCATTCTCAGGAGGCAAAAAACCTCTCTGGGCCATAAGCGTGTGCGTTTTGATGCAGTCACAGTTTACTATTTCTCTAGAAGGCAAGGCTTTACCAGTGTTCCTAGTCAAGGTGGCAGCTCATTGGGGATGGCACGGCATCACTGTGCCATACGTCAGTACACTCTGGGGGAGTTTGCCCGAGAGCAGGAGAGCAGTCACCGCCACATCCTACGCCAGCACCTGCGTCAAGAGAAGCTGAATGCTCGGAAGATGAAGGTTTAGACTTATTACTCTTTATTACTCTTTATTCAAATTAGTTAATAGATTTCTGATTTTCAGGAAAGTTAAAACCTTTTATTGTAAAGGAAGGAATGAGTGaactttttacacaaaaaagtgAATTGTGGGGTACTGAGCTTCATTATGAATGTGTATTGTTCAGCAGCTTTCTGCAACCTGTTCGATTCTGATGTAAATTGATCAGCAAGAAACTGTGTTATATAATACATATGTAGAGTTTGGTCATAATTCCTGGCCACTCCTAGTGTGCCCTATACCACTAACTTTACCAGAGACAAGCATGGGGATGGATCAGTGATGTTTTGGGCTACAATATCATTACATTCCCAAGGCCCACTGCTTGACTACTAGATGGGTGTGTCACTGCCATGGACTACTGAAAGATTTTGCAGGATTATGTGCACCCAGGGGTTTAATCATTGTACCCTAAAGGTGGTGGTGATTGTCAAGATGATAGTGCACCAATACAGAAAGGAGGAAGTCATTTGGAATATTCCCACGCCACCATGGTTTTCTTAAGCCGCTACCGGTGTTTAGTCCCAGTCCATCTTCAAACTGTACAAACTGTAAAATAGCTGTAAGTTATACTGTTGTTTTTCTATGATTTGATTTTACCAACCTTGTAATGACTACATTTCTTTCTCGCAGGTGATGTTTTACCATTGTCCTTCTGGgttttaataatttgttaaaCAGTTCTTAATTTTAGTTGTTTCAGcaatccaattttttttgttgtttgatgaaggccatgtttttgttgtttcctCTGTAACAGAGTAACATCTTTTCCACAACCACGGGATATGTCTATTCAGAAGGCTTTCTCTCTTTGAATGATGTcttttaagaaatgagaagccACTTGCTGTGTCAGTTGGGCTGAGCAGCTGAAACATATTAATCACTGCAGTATTTCTCCAATGAAAGGCTTTTACCTATTTGTTTAGTAAAATCCAGGTAGTGTAGTCTTTAGTGTTATGACTGAGTTTAACTCCAATCCCCAGTTGACGCGGAACGGCACAGTTCATTGTgcccaggctgacctgctgacACTGGATGATATATCTGATGAGGATCTGGATGTGGAGGGTGTCGAAGTGGATGATTGTTTCTTCCTACAGCCCCTGCCTACCAAGCGGAGACGGGCACTCTTGCGTGCCTCAGGTATTGCCCGTATTGATGCCCGAGAGAAGATGGAGCTGCGTGCCATCCGCCTGTCCCGTGAGGAATGTGGCTGTGACTGCCGCTTTTACTGTGACCCACACCAATGTGGCTGCAGCAGAGCAGGCATCAAGTGCCAggtcagaaatgtgtgtgtgtgtgtgagcttgtgTGTGAGAATGAAATGCACTCAATGTGTGGTGTGAGGTGCTAGCTTTTCAATTAATAAGCAAGGCACAGTAGttaatctaaatattttttattagaatagCATCATTCTGAGTTTTTTACTTATGACTTTTCACTTATGAGGTCAAATAAAATTGTCTGTATTGTTGAGATTCTGAGAAGACATGCCAACCATTATGCATTTAATTTGatgtcaaataagacctaagccaggagatGGCTGTTTACTTAACCCCGAAATGTTCTATTCTTTCGAATAATATGCCTAGTTGTATCAAcagctgcactaaggtcaagcaaCAAAAACAAGCATACACAACCCTGATCAGAGACACTTAACAATTTACTCAGTTGCtaaatttgtgctgttttggTGATTACATTCTGACTGACACGCTCCCTATGTAGGTATGAGCATAAAATGCTGTGCTCCAACCTTTTCTAAGATCATGGAGATAAATGAGAGGTTTCCCCTACTTTGTTCTTCAGAAACTTAATTGAGAAGTAGCACATAGGATGATCAACCCCATGGTCATCCTCCTGTAAATATTCCTTTAGTTTAATTCTATGTTTCTTTTAAACACAATATATTAAACTCCTGAACAGCAATGGTTTTGTTAACAATTATCCCTTTAGATTTAAGAGCTGTAATATTTACAAGTTGCTGGCTGTGCATTCAATATGATCTGagtcaggggtcaccaacctttttatAACTGAGAGCTACTTTTTGGGtgctgattaatgtgaagggctaccagtttgatacacacagttttcagtttgatctgaaataacaaatttgctcaatttaccttttattgtatgttattattaataattaataatattgatCTATGtgagacactgatcatgttaatgatttctcagaatgattatcaacaatgatttaacaaagtaaaaCAGCTATTTTTGGAAAAGGCCCACGGGCTACTCGTGTGGTtcttgcgggctacctggtgcctGCGGGCatcacgttggtgacccctgatctgaTTAATATGGCCCTgagtatttaaacatttttgttggGAATGGGCACCAACATCGTCATCTCAGTGCTGTGGAAGCTGAATGACGATGTTGTGCAGATTAACTGGGCCTTTTCTGAGACTATGGTCAATGCTGCGAGAAATAAGAGCAGGATACCATCCTTCCCCCTACTGCCCATCCTTGCCCTCGAAACTACTCCAGTTTACTATCAAACAATTGGCTAATCTaaagccctattcggacgggactagttttacagggggtcgttagagaaatttctgtttcacagaggtactttgtgattttaatcccgtccgaatttgccatgtctgtttttttctcacacgacctctgtaaaaatcccagagcaaattacctactgtttttcagcaaactcggcgctcctctgagaaatctaatcccgtccgaatgcgaatgtctgtgattggcaaaaaagtttttttccaagtttttacttgtgtgttttggtcaacGTGAACTACCGTACTAACCCTAGCGTGCCGGTATTCAAATTTCTGCTTTCTGCGCACCAATAATGGATGTAGAGGTCTTGTGCCACgcccacatgtaaaacacagacactcctacCTCCACAATAAACACGGTGAtgttagtcccgtccgaatcggctgaaaaaaattataactcaaacgtcgtttggaaaactagtcccgtccgaatagggcttaAGTGACATTTCACATGCAGTAAAACTGATTTATGTGCTGACATTTCTTTAAAAGGCTTCTCTGTACAAATTTAAAAGAGTGAATATATGGATGTTTTGGTGGTTTCTTTATATTCAAAACTGAAAGCATGAAAACATAAATTTCTGTGGCATGTGAAATTTGCATGTggcaaatgttttgtttgtgccAGTTATTATTTTCTGAGACTgtaactgttaacatttaatatgAGACATCAAATGGTTGTGCTAGTTGATATtgctatatactatatacagtcTAATCAGCAAAGATCTCCTGGAATGATCAGATAGCAGAAGTCTTTCATAAACAATTTCAAGTTTACCAGATTGCTGTTAATAGTGTAgattaaaattattgtattaataaagatatatatatatatatatatatatatatatatatatatatatatatatatatatatatatatatatatatttattcttttttttttgtggtttattatttgttatttatattttaattatatcatttatatttttcattttcacttgTCTCCATGTCGTTATCCCAGGCGAAGTGGGTGATACTCATGCAATTTTTCTTGTATATTACACAATGTTGCCAGCATTCACTGTAAATTAACACCCCCCTTTTTAAGGACTTTAAAGTGAACGTCTTTTTGTGAGTTCTTattttccctctttctgtcCCATCTCTTTATCCCAGGTGGACCGTGTGTCTTTCCCATGTGGCTGTTCTCGAGATGGCTGCCATAATGCAGCAGGAAGGATTGAGTTCAACCCAGTCCGCGTTCGCACTCACTTCTTACACACAATTATGAAGCTTGACCGGGAGAAGAGACATGTGCCAGGCTCCATATCTGCAGAAGACTATGGGAAGGAAACTGGGCTGAAACCCAGTCCTTCATGTGCCCGCTTTTCATTGGACTCTGGAGTAGCAGTGAAGACAGAAGGCTCAAATGAGCAGGATCTCCTAGAAGAGCACTGCCTGGAGCATGAGAATGAGACAGCAGTGCTCCACCTGCAGAGTGCAGAAGAGCAGGAAAGGAGAAGGGAGCAGGGGGAGGAGTCTCACCCAGAGGAGGTGCAGAATCCCAGTCCAAAAATGTGTCTTTTGCATGAGGAGCTGAGCAGCCAGGAGGAGGTTGAGAATATGGTTGAGGTAGACCAAATGTTCTTTCAGAACACTTTTCCAGGAGGAGCAACCCTGCTATGCATCAAGGAGAACCAAGAGGATACTCACAGTTTGAATGAACAAGCTCCTGTCCTCTATTATCAGATAGACCATGTGGAAACAGCCACATTTAAGACAAATGACAAGCAAGAAGAGGAGCCCCAAGATGGACAAGTAGAAGTAGAGGCCAGAAACAAGTTTCACAAATCTCAAACCTACAGGCAGGATCAGGTTGAGAGCTCTACTTCTGAACAACCTCATCCCTCATGTCTAAAAAGCATTAAAGAGGCTGAATTGGGCCACTCCAGCTCCGAACATGGCCCAGGTGGCACAGAGTTTCAAGAGACTTGCCCATTAGTTGAAGAAGATGCAATAAAACTTCCTCCAGAAGTTTAGAGCCTGCAATGCTGCATATATTTTGCACAAGATATGTAGTGAAAATCAAGACAACCAACTCAGACTGAGAGATGTGAACAGTTGCTGACATTGGTTTGTGTTTAGATATAAGCATGCACTATATTTGATGTaggacttaaaaaaagaaaaattattgaagaaaaaaatagaataataaattattcatatatatatatatatatatatatatatatatatatatatatatatatatatatatatatatatatatgttatatatatatatatatatatatatatatatatatatatatatatatatatatatatatatatatataaacataataataaaaataagtaaagaaaGAGGAACGACTTGCTTGCTCAAGTTGGAACTTGAGGGATTTCGTATTTATTTCTGCTGCAGTATCAATTCAATATttggtactggtggaaattgtgGCCTTTATGCCTGGGAGCACACCGGATGGGCTAGGTAGGTCTTTGCAGCTTTGCAGATGCCTTGATTTTTCAGTGTATTAACTCACTGATCCAATTAGACAACTAAACATAAACTATAGCTTGAAATGCTTCACTGGTGTTGGTGGGAATTTATTAGTAAAGGTGAACAAGGGTCCCTGTTAGCCAccatctttataaataaaaatgactctgGAAATACTTGGTTTTGATGTACTGTATAAGTGTTTGCTAATACCAAGCcaccagaaaaaaagagaatcaTGCACATTAGAGACTTAAAGTTAAGCAGCATGATAAACAATTGCAcagatattaaattatatagccaaaagtttgtggacacctgaccacactgATATGCGGTGTGATATGCcatctccaaactgttaccacaaagtataACGCACACAATTGTCTAGAATGCCTTATATTTTGTAGCAAAGTTTCTTTATCCCAAACATGTACTGTCGAACTTTAGACATCAAAGGTTTCAGTGGTCTGCACTGCAAAACACCTGTGGGatgatgactgcaccccagatttCCGTGTGTTTGCAGCTTTTCATTGAACCAATCACAGATCTTAGAGCAAAGGTATGAACTGGTGTCAAAtgaattgtttaattttttttttggaagctgTTCATTGGatacaaagaaaaattaaaaaaatcattcaagTTAAAAGTTGAGATTctaaaaatcaatcaaaataCATTTGATCAATGAAAGAAATTGTCTAAAAAGAAATCTAGTAAGAAATGATATTTAATACAACTATTTTAACATACAGTAAACACAGTGTATTTATAGTGTAGATTATTGCTAAAATGTTTTAGTTAATTTATCTTATTATAAATGTAGGTTGTGATACAAAGTCCTGCCAGATGTAGACACTGCAATTTAAGTAGCTAACACTTGCTTTCAGTAATTTCTTTATCTCTGGGCATGAAGTGGGATTATACTGGATGGTGCATCATGAagcaccatacacacacctattcacacattcattcacaccatGGCAACATTTAAAGGAGCTAATCTACCTGCATACATGTGACTACAGACAGCACAGGTTCTGATCTAAACCGATTGAACCGGGATGCTGGAATTTAGAGGCAGTAATGGAGAAACTAACTAAACTAAGATCTCATAATTCAGAACTGAATCGTAGTAAATATTCATAGTAAAAGGCTGTGAATTTACAGAATTGCTGCTAGAAATATGCATTTCACTCTTTCAAACTTTTGACCCTAATAAACTTCACAGAAATGTATTGCCTTTGACATCACTTCACATTATCTCTAAGTTCTGTGatcatttatgtataaaaaaatagtgATTTAGCATAGAATATCTCaatatgttttattctttccaGATTTATGGGAGGAAAGGGCAACTATGATTTCCACTTTTGTAGTTAAGAAGATTCCATACATCTAATTTGCACACCAGGTATGTGTGGATTGATGaagattttctttgtttatgcCGCTTAGGTGTTTCTCTGTTCCCAAAACCCTGATGTAGATCTAGAAATGTAGAATGTCCAGCTGTCGCTATGGAAACTTGGAAAAGCCGTGACTTGTTGCTGTGCCAGCTTGGACACCATTAGCAGGGAAATTGGCTAAATGTGGTGTAGCACTGgatcaaaaagtttcaacatTTTTTCATTACAACAGTGCATTGAATTTTGTTATTGCTGGCTAAATGGCAATAGTATACTGTAAATCTGCAGGTTTTCTCAATGCTGTGCAATGCTCTAAGCAGATTTTACACTTGACAAAAGAAaatgtcagctttttttttcttatgccTTGCACTGTTGATGGACTTTTTGACACTGACATCAAGCCCTCTAAAATTCCAGTtgaatattatttgtattgtgcttttaaagtAGACTTGCTGCAGCAAGATTTTATGcagtattatacagtatacCAGTAGTCCCTTGAAGAAAACATACCCGTGCTGGTTATCTTAAAATAAAGAGCCGTTCGGATTAGATTAAGGTGttattttatgtatgtgtaaaaaaattgtgtaataaCCGAGAAGAAGAGGTGGTGTTACACCAGAGAGAAATTGAGTGTGTCTATGTGAAAGttttagcattatattcatAAGAATGTGTATTGAACTTTGTATGATGGGTTGTCATGTTCAACAGGTGCTTTGTGTTAGGTTTACATATTAGTATGAATGCTGCATAAAGAATACATTTCCTGGTCACAGACACATGATCATCTAGCTCTTAAACCTACACTACGTTTTAGGCAGCACTGCAAACTTTTTGTCCACAGGAGGTTTAATCGTATAAAATGCTCATTGTATTTATTCTGCTTTGATTATCCATATAGCTGTGCATGGATAATAGTgagtttttatttcaatttactGCTCAGAACTCACTGTTGAGTAACTTGACTAAAGTTTATGACCTTTGTGATCATATAGAGCTATTGCATCATTTCACAACTGCTCCTCGAAACTGTGTTGAGCCAAGCATCACATTTTAGGCAAAAACTGCAATAATAACCATTTTGCAAATGACTAATCATAAGAGAGAATATTCTTGCTTTGTACTGTCATGGTGtaactgaaaacaaaacaaagtgtttttgttgtgttttgccCTTTACTGTGCATCTTGTCTTCGTACATGTGACTGATTCAGTGTTCAGACTCCTTGTGTGTACAATCTTTATACTGTTGAAGTGTTGCACACCTATGCGATTCTTTTGTAGCAGAATTATAGGCCTGAAGTTGATGAATGTGAAGTGGCGAACTGCTACAGACCAAACCACAGTGCACTGAGGGATGTGGTGAATAGAGGGTGTGTGGGAAGGGTGATGGGGATTTAGGAATAGGAGATATAATAGTGGGCAGTCTggtatgtgaatatatatatatatatatatatatatatatatatatatatatatatatatatatatatatattttttttttttttttgctttttccccTTTGTTTGCTTTTGATTTATCTATTGTCTTGAACTACACCAGTGGTCTCAAACCTGGCCTGGAGGGAAGTAGCATTCTGTGAAGAATGACTGTGAAGATTTTTCTTTAAGTTCCCTTTATGTTTGATATTCCTACTTCCTGTCTTTTGGCTTGCTCTGTTTTGGGACCACTGCACTAAATGTAATccaacctctgtgtgtgtgtgtgtgtgtgtgtgtgtgtgtgtgtgtgtgtgtgtgtgtgtgtgtgtgtgtgtgagtgtgtgtgtgtgtgtgtgtgtgtgtgtgtgtgagagagagagagagagagagagagagagtgtgagtgtgagcatgCATGTCTGCTGACATGTTCTAAAGATGCTTCATAAATGAAACTGAATGAGGTTGGCGTTAATAGCTGCAAGACTTTAATGCTGACTTTTGCCTAAGGAACAGGAAAATACCCATTTTATatgaaaatgtgacaaataaagtaaaatgattgaaacatttgttgtttattattctcAGCAATCTGTTTCATAAATGTTTGTATGAATCATGTTTGGCATAAATGATCTCTCATGTGTGACTAAAATTCACATAATAAAACCACATAATGTCCTTAAAATCAGTGCGAGAGGAATTGCACACAACATATGCCTTGTagggttttatttgtttctgtatattatttaaaaatacattgtccgcaatatataatttataattacgATTTGCCACTAGGGGGCAGTATTATCGTGTGTAACACTTCATTAAATTTTTCTCTTAATGAGTATGAGatacaaaagtaaacaaaagcaCTGGtctatattacattatacatgacactatattatattgcaAACATGGATAGATATTGATCACGTTTTCTTGTGTATTTTCGTTTAGTTTGTCTATTATGTACAGTTAATGCACATTGTTTTTCGGTTAAAACaatgaataatataaatttGAATCACAGATAATCACCCCAtttaatgctttaaataaacaaaacattttc from Silurus meridionalis isolate SWU-2019-XX chromosome 16, ASM1480568v1, whole genome shotgun sequence encodes the following:
- the csrnp2 gene encoding cysteine/serine-rich nuclear protein 2 isoform X1; its protein translation is METVSALGLKRRFEEVDSSSPCSTLKESDDDVSSSDSVDSCDSLNAPCTSLTRKRPPTSILRRQKTSLGHKRVRFDAVTVYYFSRRQGFTSVPSQGGSSLGMARHHCAIRQYTLGEFAREQESSHRHILRQHLRQEKLNARKMKLTRNGTVHCAQADLLTLDDISDEDLDVEGVEVDDCFFLQPLPTKRRRALLRASGIARIDAREKMELRAIRLSREECGCDCRFYCDPHQCGCSRAGIKCQVDRVSFPCGCSRDGCHNAAGRIEFNPVRVRTHFLHTIMKLDREKRHVPGSISAEDYGKETGLKPSPSCARFSLDSGVAVKTEGSNEQDLLEEHCLEHENETAVLHLQSAEEQERRREQGEESHPEEVQNPSPKMCLLHEELSSQEEVENMVEVDQMFFQNTFPGGATLLCIKENQEDTHSLNEQAPVLYYQIDHVETATFKTNDKQEEEPQDGQVEVEARNKFHKSQTYRQDQVESSTSEQPHPSCLKSIKEAELGHSSSEHGPGGTEFQETCPLVEEDAIKLPPEV
- the csrnp2 gene encoding cysteine/serine-rich nuclear protein 2 isoform X2; translation: METVSALGLKRRFEEVDSSSPCSTLKESDDDVSSSDSVDSCDSLNAPCTSLTPTSILRRQKTSLGHKRVRFDAVTVYYFSRRQGFTSVPSQGGSSLGMARHHCAIRQYTLGEFAREQESSHRHILRQHLRQEKLNARKMKLTRNGTVHCAQADLLTLDDISDEDLDVEGVEVDDCFFLQPLPTKRRRALLRASGIARIDAREKMELRAIRLSREECGCDCRFYCDPHQCGCSRAGIKCQVDRVSFPCGCSRDGCHNAAGRIEFNPVRVRTHFLHTIMKLDREKRHVPGSISAEDYGKETGLKPSPSCARFSLDSGVAVKTEGSNEQDLLEEHCLEHENETAVLHLQSAEEQERRREQGEESHPEEVQNPSPKMCLLHEELSSQEEVENMVEVDQMFFQNTFPGGATLLCIKENQEDTHSLNEQAPVLYYQIDHVETATFKTNDKQEEEPQDGQVEVEARNKFHKSQTYRQDQVESSTSEQPHPSCLKSIKEAELGHSSSEHGPGGTEFQETCPLVEEDAIKLPPEV
- the csrnp2 gene encoding cysteine/serine-rich nuclear protein 2 isoform X3, which gives rise to METVSALGLKRRFEEVDSSSPCSTLKESDDDVSSSDSVDSCDSLNAPCTSLTRKRPPTSILRRQKTSLGHKRVRFDAVTVYYFSRRQGFTSVPSQGGSSLGMARHHCAIRQYTLGEFAREQESSHRHILRQHLRQEKLNARKMKPLPTKRRRALLRASGIARIDAREKMELRAIRLSREECGCDCRFYCDPHQCGCSRAGIKCQVDRVSFPCGCSRDGCHNAAGRIEFNPVRVRTHFLHTIMKLDREKRHVPGSISAEDYGKETGLKPSPSCARFSLDSGVAVKTEGSNEQDLLEEHCLEHENETAVLHLQSAEEQERRREQGEESHPEEVQNPSPKMCLLHEELSSQEEVENMVEVDQMFFQNTFPGGATLLCIKENQEDTHSLNEQAPVLYYQIDHVETATFKTNDKQEEEPQDGQVEVEARNKFHKSQTYRQDQVESSTSEQPHPSCLKSIKEAELGHSSSEHGPGGTEFQETCPLVEEDAIKLPPEV